In the Granulosicoccus antarcticus IMCC3135 genome, GAAGCATTTGGCAACGTGTGATGGACCAAAATTCAATTGGGCAGAGCCCGTGATTTGCCTTCGGATTTGATTCTTGAACAATGATGACATAAGGAAATATCTGAGATACTCGATGCTCGCCGTTGCAATGCAGCTTGAATTGACTTTGAATCTCATCGTGCTTGTATTCATGCACAAAGGTAAATGAGATTTTTCTAAGAACGCAATTTTTTCATCAAATCGATCTACCGAAATTCCTGAGCACGCAATAACTAGGTCGCCATCTTCCGCTAGAAAGTGAGCATATGGTCCATAGCCTTCCTCTTCGGAAATATGCGTTCTTGTGTTTTCCAAATTGATTCGCGACTTCTGAATGTTTGTTCCATTGAAGAGCTTGACGCCCGACTCGGTAAATTGATGATTTCTAACGCCTGGGCCTTCCTGAAACCAATAATGTTTAGCAATTCTTTGCAAGGCCCAATATTCGGGCAGTTTCCCCAGTTTTTTCTGAACGAAACCTTCTCTCACAGAGAAATCCCCCTCAAACCCCGCAAACCGCTTCTTCCCCGTCAACAACTGCTGCATCAGTGCTTTTTTCTGCTGCTTGCTGGCATCGATCAGTTTTTCAGTGGCGGCGATTGCGCGATCCCAGGTTTGCAGGATTTTGGCGATTTTGCGTTGTTCTGGGAGGGGTGGGGTTAGTAGTGGGATACGTTCCAATGATGCCTTGTTTAGCTTGAAGCGCCCTGCGCCTTGTCGACTGAGAAAACTAAATATATCCCGGTGCATAAAGTAGTAATAGAACCACTCTCTGGTGACAGTTTTAGATTCCGCTATTATGTGTGCATGATTGTTTACTGTGCACTTTCCGTCTACCAACTGTGTCATCGGTTGGTCCCTATATTTTAGGAAGTGATCACCGTCTTCACCAATAAGAACATAACTTCCGTCTTGCTCGTATGAGCCTATATAGCCTTGAATCTTTGTAGGCCCGTAGTATGGAAACGGGCCCGGATTTATACCCCGTTCGCCTTCGTTGATTGGTCTGCGTAAGTTGTTTCTAATTTCGAGAACTTTGCCTATGAGATCAAAGGACCATTGTTCTGGCACAAACGCAACACGAGCCTGCATCAGTTCGAGTGCGCTGTATTCGTTTTCAGGAACCATAACCCAACTCCTCCAAATACCCCGCCATCTCAACCTCCAACCCATCCAGCTCCTTCTGCAACGCCAACCGCTCCTTGCGTACTGCCATCAAGTCAATCTCTGCCTCCTCTTCAAACGTATCCACATACCGTGGGATATTCAGGTTGTAGTCATTCTCCTGAATCTCCTCAACTGTTGCCAGATACGCATACTTGTCCACGCTTTCACGAGCCTTGTAGGTATCAATAACCTTCTGGATATTCTCAGGCGTCAACACATTCTGATTCTTACCGGATTTGAACTCACGGCTGGCATCGATGAACAGGACCTTTTCATCCGACTTGTCTTTCTTGAAGATCAATATGGCGGCTGGAATACCGGTGCCGAAGAACAGCTTTTCAGGCAAACCAATGACAGCATGCAGCAGGTTTTCATCGATCAGCTGCTTGCGAATCTTGCCTTCGCTGGAGGCGCGGAACAAGACGCCGTGTGGCACCACCACACCCATGCGGCCTGTCTTTGGCTTCAGGGTTTCTATCATGTGGGAGATAAAGGCATAGTCGCCTTTGGTCTTGGGCGGGATGCCTCGGCGGAAACGGCCCCATTTGTCATCGGCTGCATCGTCATGCCCCCACTTATCCAGAGAAAATGGTGGGTTGGCGGTGACGATGTCAAAGTGCAGCAGGCCGCCGTCCTTGTCTTGCAGTTTGGGGTTTCTGATGGTGTCGCCCCATTCAATGCGGTGATTGTCCTCGCCGTGCAGGAACATATTCATCTTGGCCAGTGACCAGGTGGAGCCGATGGCCTCCTGACCGAGCAGGGCATATTTGCGGGAACCGTTGAAGTTCTTCTGTACCTGCTTGCCGCACTTCATCAGCAGTGAGCCGGAGCCGCAAGCGGGGTCGCAGATCTGATCGCCTTCCTTGGGTTCCAGCAGGATGGACAGCAGGTCGGAGACTTCGGGCGGGGTATAGAACTCACCGGCCGATTTTCCGCTGCTGGCCGCAAAGTGCTTGATCAGATATTCGTAGGCGTTGCCGATGACATCCAGCGAACCGACGCGGCTGGGGCGCAGGTCGAGGGTTTCCTTGCCGAAGTCTTCGAGCAGGTGGCGCAGGATATCGTTCTTCTGTTTTTCATCACCGAGCTTGTCGGTGTTGAAGCTGATGTCCTGAAAGACGTTCTTCAGCTTGGTGCCGTTGGCCTCTTCAATGGCGTGCAGGGCTTCATCGATGCGTGTGCCATTACCCGGCGTGTGGCGCTCCTTGTACAGCACGGAGAAGGTGGCATCGCTGGGAATCTTGAACGATTGGCTTGCCATCATGGCTGCAATCATCTCGGGGTTTTCCCCGAACTGTGTCGCCAGCTCTTCAGCCTTGTCCTTGTGCACATCGGAGATGTACTTCAGGAACAGCATGGTGAGCACGAAATCTTTGTAGATGGAGGGGTCTACGGTGCCGCGGAAGGTGTCGCAGGCACCCCAGACGGCCTTGTTGATCTGGTCCTGATTGATTTGTACGTCGACTGTCATGTGGATTGCTCTGTTGCCAACGACCAGGCGGTCGTCTGCGTAATTTTCTGATCGATTGTTGCCAGTTTTTGTCGCACGTGTTCTCGTTGTTTATGCAGGGCGACAAGCTGGGTTATTTTTGTCTGGACGTCGAGTGTCGGCAAGGGGATGTCCACGCTGCCCAGGTTATTTTCACTGATGAAGGCGATGCCGGTGCCTTCCTTCAGAGCGTGCAGGCGTTGCTGCACCTGTGGGGTGTTCAAGGCCCAGTGAAGGTAGTCAGCGGTGGTCTGTTGTGGGTCAGCGGTAATGACCAGCAGGCCAAAGGTGGTGATGATGGGCTTGCCTGTCACTGTTTGCAGGATCGGACGATAGGCGAGCTGACGCTGGCCTCTGGCCATGAAGACGACATCGTGTTCATTGACGTGATAACGAGGCACCTGTTTGCCGAGCTGGACGCAAGTCAATGTGCCTGTTTGCAGCTCGGCATTTTGCGTAAGGTCGCTGGCCTGTATGACCCGGGTGTCTCCAGTCTCATCATGTTCGATACGACCGCGGAAGGCGAAACCGTTTCGCAGGGTGGCAATGTCTGAGACCTTGGCCACTACCGGTGACGCTCGGGTTCGATGAGGCTGGTGGCTTGGCTCAGGCTTGTGTCGGTTTCATCGCGTGGGTGGTTATGTTCTGACATGTTTGATCGGCTTGTCGCTTCTGCTTCCTGCAAGGACGAAGAAATACGGGATGGTCGCTTTTCACCACGGTTGCAAGAGTAGGGAAGGTGGGGGTAATTGTCAATTGCTTATTGATCCTACTGCAATATAAATGAACAGGCTTGGTGATGATTTTAGCTGAATTTGCGGCGAGATATTCTGCAAATTGTGTCGCGAACAGCTTGTGGTTCCGGACGATTGTGGGATTAGGGCGTGACAATTGTGACCGAGAGGCAGGGTGAGGGGGTTATTGACGCCGGTTTGCTTCAGAGGCAATGTGCGCGAACGCCGTTGAACAATTGCGCGGTGTCAGTGCCCCGCGGTGCGTTTCCTCGGCGGGTGGTAGTGGTATCCAGTGATTCCTTCAGCAATGGGGCCATATGAAGACTTTCAGGTATAGAATGCTCCATGACAAAGGGACAGGCAGATGGCTAGTGCAAGCCAATTAAAGGCGTTGCTCGAATCGCACCTGAAAGGTGACGATGAGCGCTTCTATTCCGTGGCCATGCAAGTGGCCGCGCACGAAGCGAAGCGTGGGCATGGCAAACTCGCCGAAGAGTTGCGATCACTGGTTGATCGGACCAAGGAAGCACGAGGTGTTGAATCGCTGGAATCAGCGCAGGCGACGCCTATCAGCCGTCCACGAGGGGAGCTGGCAAATCTGCTGGCCGTGTCGTATCCGAAGGCTCGCATGGGCGATATGGTATTGAGTGATGAACTGACCGTGCAGCTCAATCGTGTTGTTCGAGAACAACGACAAGCCTCCCGTATTCTCTCGCACGGCCTGACTCCTCGGCGAAAGCTACTGCTGATGGGACCACCCGGTACTGGCAAGACAATGACCGCTTCAGTGCTGGCAGGTGAGCTGGGGTTACCCCTGTTCCAAGTTCGCTTTGACGGTTTGATTACCAAATTCATGGGGGAGACAGCGGCCAAGTTACGGCAGATCTTCGATGCAACGGATCGAACCCGCGGTGTCTATTTCTTCGACGAATTCGATGCCATCGGTTCTCAGCGTGGTCCGGCCAATGACGTGGGTGAGGTTCGGCGCATTCTCAACAGCTTTCTGATGATGATTGAGCAGGACACTTCACACAGCCTTATCGTTGCGGCTACTAATCATCCTGAGATTCTGGATCACGCTCTGTTCCGTCGCTTTGATGATGTGCTGCACTATGACTTGCCGGACGAGGCTAATATCGCCTCAGTGCTCAAGTCACGCCTTGGGTCTATGGCTGCAAAAGGGGTGTCATGGAAGAGGCTGGCTACCTTAGCGCAGGGGCTAAGTTACGCAGAAGTGGTTCGCGCCAGTGATGAAGCCCTGAAAGTCGTTCTGATTGATGACCGTGAAGAGGTGTTGGAAAAAGACGTGAGGGATACCTTGGTAGAGCGGCAACGGATAAAATCAAGACTCCAATCACGGTAACTCGAATCATGGAGATTCTCGAGTCGTATGGCGACACAGGACGAGCGACGTAAACGGCATTTCATTCTCAGTGGTACTTCTGAGGCAAGAGGATATAGGCCTCCAACAGGGGGCGGAGTGCGGTTACACGTTAGTACTTCGTTAGACCCATTCCCTCTGAGCGAGGGTTCTCGACGTGCTATAGCTATGAATCGTATGAACTACGTTTCGGTGTCAAGCGACCTCTGATTCAACGGCGGACTTCCAGGCTCGAATCAAAAAAGCGGCACGGTAATGAGGAGAAGCGTTCACAATCGGGGGAGGGTGATTCTGCGTGGTTACTGGGCGCGAGAAACCGCCACAAGGGCTCGCTCCATTACGGCACTAGTTGGTACCGGGTGTGCTGAGATCAAGCGCATGGTTGTTCAAATAAACTGGAATAATTGAAAATCCACATGGCTGACTATTTTACCCACGAGCATTTTAAACTGTTGAACGAGTGGAAGGGGAAGAAGCGCGACAAAGCCAATCCCGATCAGAATCACGCGTATGAAGAGTTGAAAAACGCGTACGAGGTGACCAAAGCCTGGGCTGATGAGTTGCAAACGAGGTTGTTCCCAACGGGCTATGTTGACGTTCGAAAACGCCCAACAAGCCGGGCGAACACCTTTTTTCCGTACAACTGGGCGCGTATCTATCCATCGAAAGACTCTCCCAAAGCGTTGGCCTATACCGTGGGAATAGGGCATGATGATGGCTTTGTGGTGAAAATCGATACCGTACACATTAATGATGGTGATTCTGTTCGTGGAGAGTACTTGTCATTGCGTGGTAACTACGACAATACCTCCCCCTTTGTTGCCGTGCTTTCAGCCTCAGATGGGCTTGAAAAGACTTTCGCCGAGTTGGTCGATTGGAGCGTTGATAGCGTTCGAAAATTTTCTATTGACTATGATGAGTTGGCAAACAAACTACAGTTGGAGAAGCCACAAGGTGATGAAGCATTACTCCAACATTTTGATGGCAAGCCTTCCTTCAAAACATTCCGAGCGTCTTGGACATCACAAGAATCAGCTGCTTTTTGCAAGCTAGCCAGAACCGTTCACGAGCTAGGTCTGGATTGGTGGCACATGGCAAGCGGCATCGAGGTGCGCTTCGGTCGCAAGAACCCCGATAGCGAACGAGCCGTTGGCGTTATCGGTACCATTCGCGGTAGTCGCACCCGCACCATTACCTTGAGGCGCGAAATAGGTGAGTTGGCCAAACTGCATCGGGAGCCATTTGCCGACGAACTGATTGAGACTATTGTTGGCGCATTGTCTGCTGAACCGGAGAACCTCGAAGACCTGCTTGTGACGGAAACCGGGCGCGAAGGTCTTTGGCCAGATCAGCTTCGGGATGACCCTGCGGAATCTGGTGTGGATTCGGATGGCAACTTGGATAGCGCGCAGGCTGATAGTCAGGCTCTCAATCGCATCTACTACGGTCCACCGGGAACCGGAAAAACCTATCAGGTATCCAGACTGATTGAACGAGAGTATGTGCAGAAGATGTCTTTGGTCAGTGAAGATGAATGGCAAAGTCAATTCATCTCGGAAAATATTGCGAGCTTGACTTGGTGGGAAAGTGCAGCAGCAGCTCTCTATGACCTTGGAGGTTCAGCGCGTGTTGATGCATTGCTGAGTCATGCTTTCATGCAAGCAGTTGCTGCGGCCAAGAGCGCCAACAAGAACGTTCGAAACACCATCTGGGGGGCCTTGCAATACCACACAGTTGAAACATCAGAAGTTGTCAAGATGAGCAAGCGCATGGCACCTGCGGTGTTTGACAAGACAGCGGATTCAGTTTGGAGTTTTGCAGGGGAGTGGGAAGAGTCATGTGCAGATATCATTGAAATGGTAAAGGCTTATCGTGCTGGCCCTCCTGCGGCAGGGTCTGTTCATCGATACAGCTTCGTCACTTTTCATCAGTCCTACGGGTATGAGGAATTTGTAGAAGGTTTGCGCCCTTTGCTGGATGACGACACTGAATCCGGTGCTATCAGATACGAGATAAGAACAGGTGTGTTTAAAGAGCTATGTCGTAAGGCGCGTCTTGCTCCCGCTCAGCGGTTTGCGATGGTCATTGACGAAATAAACAGAGGCAATATCAGCAAGATATTTGGCGAATTGATCACGCTGATAGAACCAGACAAGCGTGAGGGGGCGGAGAACGAAATATCCGTGATACTGCCTTACTCGGGTCATCATTTTTCGATTCCTCCCAATGTTGACATCATAGGCACAATGAACACAGCAGACAGATCTCTGGCTCTACTGGATACGGCTCTGCGAAGACGATTCGAGTTTGTCCCTGTGCTGCCGGATACGCGTGACGAAGAGGGAGCGCCTCTATTTGGTCTTTGCGTGAGCATGGATGAAAAGACTATCGATGTTCCTCGATTGCTTTCTGCCATCAATCAACGTGTGGAAGCGCTTTACGATCGTGAGCACTGTATCGGTCATGCCTACTTTACCTCTCTTGCAAAAGTTCCTGATGGCGAAGAAAGGATGGTTGAGCTGTCTCGAGTGTTCAGGAATCGAATCTTGCCCTTGTTGGAAGAATATTTTTTTGAAGATTGGCAAAAAATACAGCTTGTGCTGGCTGATAACCAGAAACCTGAAGCGGTCCAGTTTGTGATTGAACAGCAGGAGCATGAGCAAGACCTCAACCGCCTGTTTGGCAGCGACCACGGGCTTGATACCTATACCACCAAGCAGCGCTACATGATTCAGGATTCATCGTTTGCGAATCCGGATGCCTATATCGGAATCTATCAAACGCTGCCAAGTAGATGAGCGGCATTACCATTTTCGAGTTTGATGCTTTAACTGCTGATGGAGTGAACTTCACTGAGGCCGATGATGTACATCAGATTCCGCATAGCGTTCTGGCCTGGCTGGAGGAGCAATGCTTGCGAGCGGCTGAAGCGAGGCAGGGGCCCTGGCTGCGATGGTGTCAGCGAGGTGGGCGTCGTGCAATACAGGTGACCAGCTTTGTCGGTGTCATTCGTGCCCCGGACGGTTACCAGATTGAGGTGCTACCCAAGGTAGGTAAAAACATCGGAGGCGGGGTTGTTGAAGTACGCCAGTTACTGATAGACATGTTGTGCTGTCTGCCTGGTTTCAGGCATATTCAGACCGATAATGCGAAACTCGCTGCAGCGAAGATGCCGCTGTTGGAAGTCTTTGTTAGCGAATTTCTCCGTGCTGTTGAGAGAGTCGTCAAGCGAGGGCTTCGAAGTGACTACCGTCAGCGTCAAGACAATCTGTTCGCCTTGCGCGGCAAGCTCATGATGGCGCCGCATCTTAGGCAGAATCTTTACCGAGCAGACCGATTCCTCGTCGAGTTTGATGAATTCTCAACTGATCGGCCAGAAAACAGACTGTTGCACGCCGCATTACGTCGAGTCTTGAAATTGACGAGAACTCAGACGAATCAGCAATTGGCAAGAGAGCTCGATTTTGTTTTTGCCGACGTCCCATTACCTAAACAGATTCGGAGCGACTTTCAACAAGTACGAGTGGATCGTGGCATGGGCTTCTACACCGATGCTCTGGCGTGGGCACGACTCATACTGGATGAAGAATCACCGCTAACAGGCTCTGGCCGCGACACGGCACCGTCATTGTTGTTTCCTATGGAGGCGGTTTTCGAAGCCTATGTGACCAAACACCTATCAAGGCAGTTGAATGCCTCGCTGACGCTGAAAACGCAAGCACGTAGTCATCATCTAGTGGAACACCGCGAACAAAACTGGTTTCAATTGAAACCTGATTTCCTGGTTCGACAGTCAGGTAAAGACATACTGGTCCTTGATGCCAAATGGAAGTTGCTGGATAGAGGAAAGATGAACGGTTCGGAAAAATACGGGTTGTCCCAGAGTGACTTCTATCAACTGCAAGCCTATGGGGTGAGTTATCTGGATGGTGTCGGTGATGTTGTTCTGATTTATCCCAAAACAGATGAGTTCTCAGAGCCACTGTCAGTTTTCGATTTTCCAAAGAATATCGGTATGCGCCTTTGGGTTCTGCCATTTTGCTTGAAACAGCGTCGATTGATGCTGCCGAGTGTGTCGGGCTTTGGTGGGCTGTTTGTTCTTTAGGGGAGCGAGGGAAGCCAGGGGCGGGGTAGTTATCTGTAAGCTTCTGTCTTGGCGGCTATGTCTCATGTGTTCAACTTTAGCTGACTCTCGGTTGAAAACGTTCTGTGGCGGTGACTTGAAAGTAAGTTGGTCGCCAAGTTAGAAATAATTCGGGGGAGTTTTAGGCTCTTAAAAGATGAGGTGCTTCTCCTTCTCAGACAGTCTTGTATTCGCTCTTCGGAAGTCGTTTGGCGCGGACTCGGTTTATTCTGATGCATTACGCAACCCCAATAAAAGCAGTGCCCCTGACCAGAGCTCGGATTTTCTTGGGGCTCATCAGAACGTGGACTAGGCATTGATCGAGAGAACGTCATATAGCTAGAGCTGCCGGCGTATATTTGTACCAAAATGTGTCTGTTCAGCCCGCTGTAGCTCACCAACTGAGTATGAACACCTATTTTCACGGAGGAAAATAACATTAAGTTGGCTCTACTTGCCGGGAGGCACCCCCTCAAACCATCGCCGCCCAATACTCTACAAACATGTCCCCCGGCAGGGGCTGTCGCAGCCGCCAAGACGACCTGAAGGGGGAGTTCCGATTAATGCTCGATGTAGCCGGAGGGACTTGCTTAGAAACACGGCATGGTTATTTCATTGGTTTTTTCCTGATCAATCAGATGATCGAGAGGATGGGTCTTCTACGTTACTTGGGAAGCCACTATTACCAAGTCAGCAAATAGCTCATCCATTATCATGATCATCAGAAGTCACCCCCAATCACAACACGAGTCAAAAAAGGATGAATTCAACAGGGCGCGTAAGGCATAGCGTTGTTCTCACCACCGGTATCCTACTGTCGGCAAGCGCGCTAGCAGACACTACAGCTCCCGGCAACCTTCGTTATGCCGTGTATTCCAATACGGCCGCTGAGCTCTTCTGGGATCGCGCCAGTACCGACGATGGCTATGTTAGCGGTTACGAGATCACTCGTAATGGTGAAGTGCTCGACATGCGTGATGGTCTGAGTCTGTTCATCACAGACCTTCAGCCGGGCACTGAGAACGTATTCGCCATAACGTCCATCAGCAGCGTTGGTGAACGCTCAACCAGCGTCAGTGCGAGTATCGATACCGGTTCAGCGACACCGCCATTCAACTCGGCGGCACTAGCTGCACCAACCGGTCTGCGCAGCAATCGTTATTCCTCGCAAGCCTTCGAGCTTTTCTGGGATCGTGTCGAGGGACAAGCCTACCAGTACGACGTGGAGATCAATGGGACGGCTGCCGGTAGCACCGATGGCACCAGTTTCTTCGTTGGTGACGAGACGCTTTATCGAGATGAATCGGGTGAGTTGCAGGTCACGCTGGTTGCGCGCAATGCGGCAGGTGCGAGCTCGGCGCAAAGCCTGTTGGCACTCACGGCAGGCGATGGTAATGGGGTGCCGGATGATGGCGAGGATGAGCCACCAGTGGCTGGTGATGATGCCTTGCTCTCACTCGAAGGCGCCGGCAGTCTTCTTCAGGAACTCACCAGTCTGATGCGCAATAATGGGTTGACTGAGCATCTGGGTACCTTGATCTATCTCAACAGCATTGATGGAAACAACTACAGTTCTGTGGAGGTGCTTGAAAACACGAGTAATACGTTTTATACCTCCGATGCTCTGTATCGACGTGAGTGTGTCGATGGTGGCAGCGTTAAACATCGCGTTGAATGGAGTTACCACCTCTTTTACAAA is a window encoding:
- a CDS encoding restriction endonuclease subunit S, giving the protein MVPENEYSALELMQARVAFVPEQWSFDLIGKVLEIRNNLRRPINEGERGINPGPFPYYGPTKIQGYIGSYEQDGSYVLIGEDGDHFLKYRDQPMTQLVDGKCTVNNHAHIIAESKTVTREWFYYYFMHRDIFSFLSRQGAGRFKLNKASLERIPLLTPPLPEQRKIAKILQTWDRAIAATEKLIDASKQQKKALMQQLLTGKKRFAGFEGDFSVREGFVQKKLGKLPEYWALQRIAKHYWFQEGPGVRNHQFTESGVKLFNGTNIQKSRINLENTRTHISEEEGYGPYAHFLAEDGDLVIACSGISVDRFDEKIAFLEKSHLPLCMNTSTMRFKVNSSCIATASIEYLRYFLMSSLFKNQIRRQITGSAQLNFGPSHVAKCFIPMPSLVEQRKIAQALSAADNKIDQIELKLARLRQEKKALMQQLLTGKRRVKVDD
- a CDS encoding type I restriction-modification system subunit M, with translation MTVDVQINQDQINKAVWGACDTFRGTVDPSIYKDFVLTMLFLKYISDVHKDKAEELATQFGENPEMIAAMMASQSFKIPSDATFSVLYKERHTPGNGTRIDEALHAIEEANGTKLKNVFQDISFNTDKLGDEKQKNDILRHLLEDFGKETLDLRPSRVGSLDVIGNAYEYLIKHFAASSGKSAGEFYTPPEVSDLLSILLEPKEGDQICDPACGSGSLLMKCGKQVQKNFNGSRKYALLGQEAIGSTWSLAKMNMFLHGEDNHRIEWGDTIRNPKLQDKDGGLLHFDIVTANPPFSLDKWGHDDAADDKWGRFRRGIPPKTKGDYAFISHMIETLKPKTGRMGVVVPHGVLFRASSEGKIRKQLIDENLLHAVIGLPEKLFFGTGIPAAILIFKKDKSDEKVLFIDASREFKSGKNQNVLTPENIQKVIDTYKARESVDKYAYLATVEEIQENDYNLNIPRYVDTFEEEAEIDLMAVRKERLALQKELDGLEVEMAGYLEELGYGS
- a CDS encoding restriction endonuclease subunit S, yielding MAKVSDIATLRNGFAFRGRIEHDETGDTRVIQASDLTQNAELQTGTLTCVQLGKQVPRYHVNEHDVVFMARGQRQLAYRPILQTVTGKPIITTFGLLVITADPQQTTADYLHWALNTPQVQQRLHALKEGTGIAFISENNLGSVDIPLPTLDVQTKITQLVALHKQREHVRQKLATIDQKITQTTAWSLATEQST
- a CDS encoding AAA family ATPase; the protein is MASASQLKALLESHLKGDDERFYSVAMQVAAHEAKRGHGKLAEELRSLVDRTKEARGVESLESAQATPISRPRGELANLLAVSYPKARMGDMVLSDELTVQLNRVVREQRQASRILSHGLTPRRKLLLMGPPGTGKTMTASVLAGELGLPLFQVRFDGLITKFMGETAAKLRQIFDATDRTRGVYFFDEFDAIGSQRGPANDVGEVRRILNSFLMMIEQDTSHSLIVAATNHPEILDHALFRRFDDVLHYDLPDEANIASVLKSRLGSMAAKGVSWKRLATLAQGLSYAEVVRASDEALKVVLIDDREEVLEKDVRDTLVERQRIKSRLQSR
- a CDS encoding McrB family protein codes for the protein MADYFTHEHFKLLNEWKGKKRDKANPDQNHAYEELKNAYEVTKAWADELQTRLFPTGYVDVRKRPTSRANTFFPYNWARIYPSKDSPKALAYTVGIGHDDGFVVKIDTVHINDGDSVRGEYLSLRGNYDNTSPFVAVLSASDGLEKTFAELVDWSVDSVRKFSIDYDELANKLQLEKPQGDEALLQHFDGKPSFKTFRASWTSQESAAFCKLARTVHELGLDWWHMASGIEVRFGRKNPDSERAVGVIGTIRGSRTRTITLRREIGELAKLHREPFADELIETIVGALSAEPENLEDLLVTETGREGLWPDQLRDDPAESGVDSDGNLDSAQADSQALNRIYYGPPGTGKTYQVSRLIEREYVQKMSLVSEDEWQSQFISENIASLTWWESAAAALYDLGGSARVDALLSHAFMQAVAAAKSANKNVRNTIWGALQYHTVETSEVVKMSKRMAPAVFDKTADSVWSFAGEWEESCADIIEMVKAYRAGPPAAGSVHRYSFVTFHQSYGYEEFVEGLRPLLDDDTESGAIRYEIRTGVFKELCRKARLAPAQRFAMVIDEINRGNISKIFGELITLIEPDKREGAENEISVILPYSGHHFSIPPNVDIIGTMNTADRSLALLDTALRRRFEFVPVLPDTRDEEGAPLFGLCVSMDEKTIDVPRLLSAINQRVEALYDREHCIGHAYFTSLAKVPDGEERMVELSRVFRNRILPLLEEYFFEDWQKIQLVLADNQKPEAVQFVIEQQEHEQDLNRLFGSDHGLDTYTTKQRYMIQDSSFANPDAYIGIYQTLPSR
- a CDS encoding McrC family protein, which gives rise to MSGITIFEFDALTADGVNFTEADDVHQIPHSVLAWLEEQCLRAAEARQGPWLRWCQRGGRRAIQVTSFVGVIRAPDGYQIEVLPKVGKNIGGGVVEVRQLLIDMLCCLPGFRHIQTDNAKLAAAKMPLLEVFVSEFLRAVERVVKRGLRSDYRQRQDNLFALRGKLMMAPHLRQNLYRADRFLVEFDEFSTDRPENRLLHAALRRVLKLTRTQTNQQLARELDFVFADVPLPKQIRSDFQQVRVDRGMGFYTDALAWARLILDEESPLTGSGRDTAPSLLFPMEAVFEAYVTKHLSRQLNASLTLKTQARSHHLVEHREQNWFQLKPDFLVRQSGKDILVLDAKWKLLDRGKMNGSEKYGLSQSDFYQLQAYGVSYLDGVGDVVLIYPKTDEFSEPLSVFDFPKNIGMRLWVLPFCLKQRRLMLPSVSGFGGLFVL
- a CDS encoding fibronectin type III domain-containing protein, translating into MNSTGRVRHSVVLTTGILLSASALADTTAPGNLRYAVYSNTAAELFWDRASTDDGYVSGYEITRNGEVLDMRDGLSLFITDLQPGTENVFAITSISSVGERSTSVSASIDTGSATPPFNSAALAAPTGLRSNRYSSQAFELFWDRVEGQAYQYDVEINGTAAGSTDGTSFFVGDETLYRDESGELQVTLVARNAAGASSAQSLLALTAGDGNGVPDDGEDEPPVAGDDALLSLEGAGSLLQELTSLMRNNGLTEHLGTLIYLNSIDGNNYSSVEVLENTSNTFYTSDALYRRECVDGGSVKHRVEWSYHLFYKHSYNVSDCRFPDYRLVSGFGTYTNEYDGYVYIGNRWTGYRGEFDALVVEQGDTRETMTASLIQNKTAQGQFRPGDPDNVRRYLRIEDGEYDYEQGDVEVQVRDWSHRFNRYDPNTGENAFNRLNSTFTVSASWTDGQTLDIDAVFDGRGEEAPWFDSGRLHIVSDNGDTLEVLAGTGDPETYQLVSTVNGVTVSEIRRWDVNGCELVNTTWQQDLEREQCVFMPPLG